The segment CTTTGCAACCAGCCCTGAATTAAAACCGTATTACACGGCTGAAATGGATCCATCAGGTCGTACATTTGATGCGAAAGCCAATTTTTACCGTGAAGTAGATCCAAGCTGGAATTGGCAAACACTGAAAACGGTTGGGCAAATTACCCCTGAAGGTTATGTGTTAACGGGGAAAATCGATCTGGATGAATTCACTAAGCTGAATCTTTGGCAAGATAGTGACAAGAAAACCTTGATGTGCGCCATTCTGCGCGGCGAGTTTAGTGCCGGTGAGCCTAAGCAAGTGCGTAAGTGGATCAGTTGGATCAAGCCAGATTCAGTGAAGCCAGACTTCCATATCCCTTCCGCTTTCGGAAGCTGTAAGCTCGTCAAATAACCCTCATCCGGTGGTAGCCTTAAACGGTTTATAACGTTGCCACCGGCTCTTTCACACTTTTTCATGTTGTTGTTGTGAGACCAGTCACGTAAATCATCACAAGTGAATAACTTGTTATGATTAGAATTGAAATTAAAATTCATAAATAGTATTTTTTAATGAAATATAGTTTCAGTTGAGGTGTGCCATGTCAGTAACCGAAAATACGCTTAGTGATTGTTTGAACAATGAACTTAACCAGGACACATTGCAGTTTTCTCGCTTAGATACCTTATCGATGTTAACGGTGATCAATCAGGCTGATAGCACGGTCGCAACGGCATTGCAGTCGGTATTGCCAGAGCTTGCCAATGTGGTGGATGTGATTGCGGATCGTTTAAAACAAGGCGGGCGGATCTTTTATGTAGGCGCTGGCACCAGTGGGCGACTGGCGGTATTAGACAGTGCAGAGTGTCCGCCAACATTTGGTACATCGCCAGAAATGGTGCAATCGATTATTGCGGGCGGTCATTCGGCTATGTTGAAAGCCGTTGAAAATATTGAAGACTCAACGGAAGCGTCGGTGAAAGAGCTACAGGAACGCGGCGCAACGGAAAAAGATGTGATTATCGGTATTGCGGCAAGTGGACGAACGCCATTTACCCTAGCTGCGATTGAATATGGTAATCAAATCGGGGCATTAACCGTGGGGGTAACCACCCGTGGACACGGTTTGCTCAGTGATTTAGCGCAGTATGCCATTGCGCCGGATGTGGGGGCGGAAGTACTTTCTGGCTCCACGCGCATGAAAAGCGGGACTGCACAGAAAATGATTTTAGGCATGCTAAGCACCTGTGTCATGGGGCGCTTAGGGCGAATTCATACCAATTTAATGGTCGATGTGATGGCGAGTAATATTAAATTACTGCGTCGTGCTGAACGTATTGTAGGGGAAGTGTGCGGGATTGATGTAGACACTGCAGCAGCATTATTGAAGCAAGTGGATTACCACCCGCGTCGTGCCATTTTAATGAATGAATTGAATATTACTGCACAACAAGCGACAGAGATTGTTCAGCGCAACCCGAATACCAGCTTGGATTCGATGCTAAACAGTCACAGTGAATAGCGTAAAACATAACATAAACAGAGTCATAACTCAGTCGACACCGGGGAAATCCTATGGCTAATAAGATAGAACATCTGGAAGTGCTCGCCAGAGAAATAGAAAAATATGCGGGCGGGTTTGAAAACGTGGGTACCTTAACCCACTGTATGACGCGTATCCGTCTGGTTTTAAAAGATAATAGTAAATTTGATGCAGATGCACTCAAGCAAGTGGAAGGCGTGAAGGGCGTTGTCTTTAACGGTGAACAACAGCAAGTGATTGTGGGCATGGGGACGGCGGCAAAAGTCTTCTCTGTGATGAATAAAAGAATGCAAAACAGCGGCGTGGCGAGTGATGAAAGTACGCCATCAGCGCCAGAGAAAAAATCGTTCTCTATCCGCCGTATGCTGAATACATTAGCCGCCATTTTTGTCCCAACCATTCCTGCGCTAATTGGTTGCGGTCTAATTATGGGGTTGATTAATATTGTGCGTTTAGTGGCGCCGGGAGTAGTTGAGCAGTTCCCTGAGCTGTTTAAGTTATTAAAGCTGATCGGTAGCGCCGTGTTTACTTATTTATCCATTATGATTGGGGTAAATACTGCGAAAGAATTAGGCGCATCAACATCAATAGGTGCGGTGATGGCAGGGCTTTTAGCGATGCCAGGCTTGGCCGATATCACCTTATTTGGTGAAAAACTCCAACCAAATAGCGGCGGAATTTTCGCGGTGCTGATGGTGGTGGTGTTCTCCTCTAAATTTGAAGTGTGGTTTAGAGGTATCATCAAAGAGAGTTTGGATCTGATTGTGACGCCATTTGTGACGATTTTAGTCTCAGCAATGGTGGCGTTAGTCGTCTTCCAACCTGCGGGTCATTATCTGAACCAAGTGCTGGCGCAAGGGGTTTCTGTGGCGTTGCTGAGTAGTGGCGGCGGGGCAGTAGCAACGGGCGGCATCTTAGGTGGCAGCTTCCTGTTCTTATTATTAACTGGTCTGCACCAAGGTTTGATCCCCATTCACGCGGAAATCCTACAAACTTTTGGTTTGAACTATTTATTCCCGATCTTAGCTATGGGCGGAATGGGACAAGTCGGTTCATGTTTCTGGGTGTTCCTGAAAACCAAGAATCAGCGTTTAAAGAAAACCTTAGTGGGGGCATTACCCGTCGGTATCTTCGGTGTGGGTGAGCCATTACTGTTCGGGGTTTCCTTACCGCTGGGTAAACCGTTTATTGCAGGCTGTATCGGTGGGGCCGCGGGCGGTGCGCTGATGGCGTTCTTCCATGTGGGGATTATCATTCCATTTGGTACCGCGGGTTTATCCTTAATTCCGCTGGTGGGTGATGGGCAAATTCTGGATTTTCTGATTGCGGTAGCAGGCGCATGGATTGTCGGTTTCATTGCCAGTATGATAATAGGCTTCAACGATCCAGAAAAATAATAAGAAGGTATAGCCATGTCAGCACTGACAGTAAAATTGGAAAGCTTATTGACGAGAGGCAAAGGCACAGAGCAGCGTATTGCAAAGTTTTTGCTGGAATATCGCGATAGCCTTGTGGCAATGAATGCCGCTGAATTGGCTCGTGAGGCTG is part of the Providencia zhijiangensis genome and harbors:
- a CDS encoding PTS transporter subunit EIIC; this encodes MANKIEHLEVLAREIEKYAGGFENVGTLTHCMTRIRLVLKDNSKFDADALKQVEGVKGVVFNGEQQQVIVGMGTAAKVFSVMNKRMQNSGVASDESTPSAPEKKSFSIRRMLNTLAAIFVPTIPALIGCGLIMGLINIVRLVAPGVVEQFPELFKLLKLIGSAVFTYLSIMIGVNTAKELGASTSIGAVMAGLLAMPGLADITLFGEKLQPNSGGIFAVLMVVVFSSKFEVWFRGIIKESLDLIVTPFVTILVSAMVALVVFQPAGHYLNQVLAQGVSVALLSSGGGAVATGGILGGSFLFLLLTGLHQGLIPIHAEILQTFGLNYLFPILAMGGMGQVGSCFWVFLKTKNQRLKKTLVGALPVGIFGVGEPLLFGVSLPLGKPFIAGCIGGAAGGALMAFFHVGIIIPFGTAGLSLIPLVGDGQILDFLIAVAGAWIVGFIASMIIGFNDPEK
- the murQ gene encoding N-acetylmuramic acid 6-phosphate etherase; amino-acid sequence: MSVTENTLSDCLNNELNQDTLQFSRLDTLSMLTVINQADSTVATALQSVLPELANVVDVIADRLKQGGRIFYVGAGTSGRLAVLDSAECPPTFGTSPEMVQSIIAGGHSAMLKAVENIEDSTEASVKELQERGATEKDVIIGIAASGRTPFTLAAIEYGNQIGALTVGVTTRGHGLLSDLAQYAIAPDVGAEVLSGSTRMKSGTAQKMILGMLSTCVMGRLGRIHTNLMVDVMASNIKLLRRAERIVGEVCGIDVDTAAALLKQVDYHPRRAILMNELNITAQQATEIVQRNPNTSLDSMLNSHSE
- a CDS encoding sugar-binding protein gives rise to the protein MKLTTLFAATTLLVTASVAAKEYPIHHTVQINSLEDAQKAAVWEQAEVLTDFIYPWENETPPKTDFRALWSDNALYFRFIADDKDIQLGKDADKDQAVLGSDRVELFFATSPELKPYYTAEMDPSGRTFDAKANFYREVDPSWNWQTLKTVGQITPEGYVLTGKIDLDEFTKLNLWQDSDKKTLMCAILRGEFSAGEPKQVRKWISWIKPDSVKPDFHIPSAFGSCKLVK